The Desulfuromonas versatilis genome has a segment encoding these proteins:
- a CDS encoding acyl-CoA dehydrogenase — MDFSLTEEERLLRDTVRDFAAKELAPMAAHWDRTGEFPRQNLEKMAQLGLMGMLFPEEVGGAGTSMLSYVMALEEIAKACAATAVILAVHTSVGTMPIYLYGTPQQKSRYLEKLCRGEYLGAFALTEPQAGSDATKIRTRAKDNGDHYLVSGNKIFITNGGEADIYVTFVVTEPGIGHRGISCLLVDRDTPGFSIGAAEKKMGLNGSKTTELIFDNARVPKENLLGKPGDGFKIAMSLLDGGRIGIGAQGVGIARGAYEHALAYALERRQFDQPIANFQAILFKLADMATRIEAGRLLVYQAADLRDRGKPCSKEASMAKLFATDSAMWVANQAVQIFGGYGYCRDFPVERYFRDAKVTQIYEGTNQIQRMVIAKIINR, encoded by the coding sequence ATGGATTTCAGCCTGACTGAAGAAGAGCGCCTGCTGCGCGACACGGTTCGCGACTTTGCGGCCAAGGAACTGGCTCCAATGGCCGCCCACTGGGACCGCACCGGGGAGTTTCCCCGCCAGAACCTGGAAAAGATGGCGCAGCTCGGCCTGATGGGAATGCTCTTCCCCGAGGAGGTCGGCGGCGCCGGCACCTCGATGCTCTCCTACGTCATGGCCCTCGAGGAGATCGCCAAGGCCTGCGCGGCCACCGCGGTGATCCTGGCCGTCCACACGTCGGTGGGGACTATGCCGATCTACCTTTACGGGACCCCGCAGCAGAAAAGCAGGTATCTGGAGAAACTCTGCCGGGGCGAATACCTGGGAGCCTTCGCGCTGACCGAACCCCAGGCCGGCTCGGACGCCACCAAGATCCGCACCCGCGCCAAGGACAACGGCGACCATTACCTGGTCAGCGGCAACAAGATCTTCATCACCAACGGCGGCGAGGCGGATATCTACGTCACCTTCGTGGTCACCGAACCGGGAATCGGCCACCGGGGTATCAGCTGCCTGCTGGTCGACCGGGACACGCCCGGTTTCTCCATCGGAGCGGCGGAAAAGAAGATGGGCCTCAACGGGTCGAAAACCACGGAGCTGATCTTCGACAACGCCCGGGTGCCCAAGGAAAACCTGCTCGGCAAACCGGGGGATGGATTCAAGATCGCCATGTCGCTGCTCGACGGGGGGCGCATCGGCATCGGCGCGCAGGGGGTGGGCATCGCCCGGGGGGCTTACGAACACGCCCTGGCCTATGCCCTTGAGCGCAGGCAGTTCGACCAGCCCATCGCCAATTTCCAGGCCATCCTGTTCAAGCTGGCCGACATGGCCACCCGCATCGAGGCCGGTCGCCTGCTGGTCTACCAGGCGGCCGATCTTCGCGACCGGGGCAAGCCCTGCTCCAAGGAAGCCTCCATGGCCAAGCTCTTTGCCACCGACAGCGCCATGTGGGTCGCCAACCAGGCGGTGCAGATCTTCGGCGGCTACGGCTACTGCCGCGACTTTCCGGTAGAGCGCTACTTTCGCGACGCCAAGGTCACGCAGATCTACGAAGGAACCAACCAGATCCAGCGCATGGTCATCGCGAAAATCATCAACCGCTAA
- a CDS encoding enoyl-CoA hydratase-related protein has translation MDFKNLLLEIAEGVAVLTINRPKALNALNEETLLELECAVAGLGENRDVSCVIITGAGEKAFVAGADISAMQPLDAADGRRFAKLGHRVMATIEKLPKPVIAAVNGFALGGGCELALACDIRIASDNARFGQPEVNLGVIPGFGGTQRLPRLIGKGRAKELIFTGDMVDAQEAYRIGLANKVTPLADLLQTARELARKIASKGQYAVRLGKEAINNGLDMDQDKANQYEADLFGICFATADQKEGMQAFLEKRPAKFTGM, from the coding sequence ATGGATTTCAAGAACCTGCTGCTCGAAATCGCCGAGGGTGTGGCGGTGCTGACCATCAACCGCCCCAAGGCGCTCAACGCCCTCAACGAGGAGACCCTCCTCGAGCTCGAATGCGCCGTGGCCGGGCTGGGTGAGAACCGGGACGTCTCCTGCGTGATCATCACCGGCGCCGGGGAGAAGGCCTTTGTCGCCGGGGCCGACATCTCGGCCATGCAGCCCCTCGACGCGGCCGATGGCCGCAGGTTCGCCAAGCTCGGTCACCGGGTGATGGCCACCATCGAAAAGCTGCCGAAGCCCGTCATCGCGGCGGTCAACGGCTTCGCGCTGGGCGGCGGGTGCGAGCTGGCCCTGGCCTGCGACATCCGCATCGCCAGCGACAACGCGCGCTTCGGGCAGCCGGAGGTCAACCTCGGGGTCATCCCCGGCTTCGGCGGTACCCAGCGCCTGCCCCGCCTGATCGGCAAGGGGCGGGCCAAGGAGCTGATCTTTACCGGCGACATGGTCGACGCCCAGGAGGCCTACCGCATCGGCCTGGCCAACAAGGTCACCCCCCTGGCCGATCTGCTGCAGACCGCCCGCGAGCTGGCCCGCAAAATCGCATCCAAAGGCCAGTACGCGGTACGCCTGGGCAAGGAGGCGATCAACAACGGCCTCGATATGGATCAGGACAAGGCCAACCAGTACGAGGCCGACCTGTTCGGGATCTGCTTCGCCACAGCCGACCAGAAGGAAGGGATGCAGGCCTTCCTCGAGAAACGCCCCGCTAAATTCACCGGGATGTAG
- a CDS encoding 3-hydroxybutyryl-CoA dehydrogenase, whose protein sequence is MQINRIMVVGAGQMGGGIAQVAAQAGLQVVLNDLKQEYVDRGLTFMTKLLERNIAKGKLSGEEKDRILGRITPSISLEDAAEVDFVIEAVTENMSVKEKIFKSLDQIAPKAAILASNTSSLPITEIAATTERPEKVIGMHFMNPVPVMVLVEVIRGIATSDETFKTVHDLALRMDKHPVEVNDFPGFISNRVLMPMINEAIYCVYEGVATPKAIDEVMRMGMNHPMGPLTLADFIGLDTCLAIMEVLYQGFSDSKYRPCPLLRKMVKAGWLGKKTGKGFFEYH, encoded by the coding sequence ATGCAAATCAACAGGATCATGGTGGTCGGTGCCGGGCAGATGGGCGGCGGAATCGCCCAGGTGGCGGCCCAGGCCGGCCTCCAGGTGGTGCTCAACGACCTTAAGCAGGAGTATGTCGACCGCGGCCTGACCTTCATGACCAAGCTGCTCGAGCGCAACATCGCCAAGGGCAAGCTCAGCGGCGAGGAAAAAGACCGCATTCTCGGGCGCATCACCCCCTCGATTTCCCTGGAGGATGCCGCCGAGGTGGATTTCGTCATCGAAGCGGTCACCGAAAACATGTCGGTCAAGGAGAAGATCTTCAAATCCCTCGACCAGATTGCCCCCAAAGCGGCGATTCTCGCCAGCAACACCTCGTCGCTGCCGATCACCGAAATCGCCGCGACCACCGAACGGCCGGAGAAGGTCATCGGCATGCATTTCATGAACCCGGTGCCGGTCATGGTGCTGGTGGAGGTCATCCGCGGCATCGCCACCTCGGACGAGACCTTTAAAACCGTCCACGACCTGGCCCTGCGCATGGACAAGCACCCGGTGGAGGTCAACGACTTTCCCGGTTTCATCTCCAACCGCGTGCTGATGCCGATGATCAACGAAGCGATTTACTGCGTCTACGAGGGCGTGGCCACCCCCAAGGCCATCGACGAGGTCATGCGCATGGGGATGAACCACCCCATGGGCCCCCTCACCCTGGCGGATTTCATCGGGCTGGATACCTGCCTGGCGATCATGGAAGTGCTCTACCAGGGCTTTTCCGACAGCAAGTATCGCCCCTGCCCGCTGCTGCGCAAGATGGTCAAAGCCGGTTGGCTCGGCAAGAAAACCGGCAAGGGGTTTTTCGAGTACCACTGA
- a CDS encoding electron transfer flavoprotein subunit alpha/FixB family protein translates to MKALLVGEYRDGKLLGSTYELLAFAQKIGAQAAMFLVGSEAALPQFDGPLYLADAKAAGEFNPALHKQLLLQVIEQEQPELIVLAHSSYGWDLAPRLALALKCAQISEVLGYAEGAFLAPACNAKLRRTLKPATARAVVTLQAGAFSLPGEPAGTPQVKPLSIQAAVGGLEFVGYEAAQKAAVDLSRAEIIVSAGRGIGKKENVEMIAALAKALGGELGASRPVVDAEWVDHSRQVGTTGQTVAPRLYVACGISGAIQHLAGMKKSDFILAVNTDKEAPIGEVADVLVVADVKQFAPALAEKASTLRA, encoded by the coding sequence ATGAAAGCTCTACTGGTTGGCGAATACCGCGACGGCAAGCTGCTCGGCTCGACCTACGAGCTGCTGGCCTTTGCCCAGAAGATCGGCGCCCAGGCCGCGATGTTCCTGGTCGGCAGCGAGGCGGCCCTGCCCCAATTCGACGGGCCGCTCTACCTGGCCGACGCCAAGGCCGCGGGCGAATTCAACCCGGCGCTGCACAAGCAGCTGCTGCTGCAGGTCATCGAGCAGGAGCAGCCCGAGCTGATCGTGCTCGCCCACTCCTCCTACGGCTGGGACCTTGCCCCGCGGCTGGCCCTGGCGCTGAAGTGCGCGCAAATTTCCGAGGTGCTCGGCTACGCCGAGGGCGCCTTCCTGGCTCCGGCCTGCAACGCCAAGCTGCGCCGCACCCTGAAGCCCGCCACCGCACGCGCCGTGGTCACCCTGCAGGCCGGAGCCTTCAGCCTGCCCGGCGAGCCCGCCGGCACCCCGCAGGTCAAACCGCTCAGCATCCAGGCCGCGGTCGGCGGCCTGGAGTTCGTCGGCTACGAAGCCGCGCAAAAAGCCGCCGTCGACCTGAGTCGGGCCGAGATCATCGTCAGCGCCGGGCGCGGCATCGGCAAGAAGGAGAACGTGGAGATGATCGCCGCACTGGCCAAGGCGCTGGGGGGCGAGCTGGGCGCCAGCCGCCCGGTGGTGGACGCCGAGTGGGTCGATCACAGCCGCCAGGTCGGCACCACGGGGCAGACGGTGGCGCCCAGGCTGTACGTGGCCTGCGGCATATCCGGGGCGATCCAGCACCTGGCAGGGATGAAGAAATCCGACTTCATCCTCGCGGTCAACACCGACAAGGAGGCGCCCATCGGCGAGGTGGCCGACGTGCTGGTGGTGGCCGACGTCAAGCAGTTCGCGCCGGCGCTGGCGGAAAAAGCCAGCACCTTGCGCGCCTGA
- a CDS encoding electron transfer flavoprotein subunit beta/FixA family protein, with protein MKILVCIKQVPDMESRFKVNAEGLWYDESDLAWRMNEYDEYAVEQAVKLKEQVGDAELTVLSLGPDRVREPIKKALAMGCDRGVQIKDDESWRRDPLQVASLLAGYAKDQGYDVIFTGMQSQDRGSAQVGVLLAELLGIPSASTIVDFAFEGGTITAKRELEGGIKAVVKVKTPALFTCQLGLNVPRYPTLPNIMKAKKKELLTVEAASLPGADALIQVEKAAYPEKKGAGLVLEGEVGSLVEQVIGILKEKTTVFK; from the coding sequence ATGAAAATCCTGGTCTGCATCAAGCAGGTTCCCGACATGGAATCACGCTTCAAGGTCAACGCCGAGGGGCTCTGGTACGACGAGTCGGACCTGGCCTGGCGCATGAACGAGTACGACGAGTACGCTGTCGAGCAGGCGGTCAAGCTCAAGGAGCAGGTGGGCGATGCCGAGCTGACCGTGCTCAGCCTCGGCCCCGACCGGGTGCGCGAACCGATCAAGAAGGCCCTGGCCATGGGCTGCGACCGCGGGGTGCAGATCAAGGACGACGAGAGCTGGCGGCGCGACCCCCTGCAGGTCGCTTCGCTGCTGGCCGGCTACGCCAAGGACCAGGGGTATGACGTCATCTTCACCGGCATGCAGTCCCAGGACCGCGGCAGCGCCCAGGTCGGGGTGCTGCTGGCCGAGCTGCTCGGCATCCCTTCGGCCAGCACCATCGTCGACTTCGCCTTTGAGGGGGGCACCATCACCGCCAAGCGCGAACTCGAGGGGGGCATCAAGGCGGTGGTGAAAGTCAAGACGCCGGCCCTGTTCACCTGTCAGCTCGGCCTCAACGTGCCGCGCTACCCCACCCTGCCCAATATCATGAAGGCCAAGAAGAAGGAGCTGTTGACCGTCGAGGCCGCCAGCCTGCCCGGCGCCGATGCCCTGATCCAGGTCGAAAAAGCCGCCTACCCCGAGAAAAAAGGCGCCGGCCTGGTCCTCGAAGGCGAAGTCGGCTCCCTGGTCGAGCAGGTGATCGGAATTTTGAAAGAGAAGACGACGGTTTTTAAGTGA
- a CDS encoding (Fe-S)-binding protein, whose protein sequence is MELTREIYWNVGRGVLLPMYLLAFAAIGVMAWGVWQRIKVYRQGLPLERTDNLQERILAALRRVFGQSLVMRVKGPGTFHGIFFFGFFLLFIGTTLVFIQADLTDPLFDWKFLSGGFYLLFSLVLDLAGLAAILMLGGLAVRRYLKRPEGLPNVWDNALMLGLLLAILVTGFVIEGARMAVTEVGINPRLAAWSPVGLVVAKTLSGMSEADLRTLHQGTWWLHLLLTCGFIVAIPFTRFRHLLTTSANYLFAERRPKGTIATLDLEDEQAESFGTGELKRFAWKDLLDADACTFCKRCQDRCPAWATEKPLSPMKVINQMQQLAFEPPGAGLIDTVSKDVLWACTTCYACQQTCPATIEHVNKILDMRRHLVLMEGEFPGEEVATAVDQTEVNGNPLGMAFAGRGDWAADLGVKTLAEDPEVDILYFVGCYASFDKRNIKVAKAFVQLCQAAGLKVGILGKEEKCCGEPVRKLGNEYLYQTLAAENIELIKGYGVKQVVATCPHCFNTLGRDYRDLGFEVPVEHYTTFLHRLLQEGKFKIRPEAFTATYHDSCYIGRYMDIFEEPRALLKAAGGTITEMERSGLESFCCGAGGGRIIAEEKIGTRISETRAKMAAGTGAPLLVSNCPFCLTMFEDGVKGAELEGTLAPKDLAELLVERLSLT, encoded by the coding sequence ATGGAACTGACCCGCGAAATCTACTGGAACGTCGGTCGTGGGGTGTTGCTGCCCATGTACCTGCTGGCCTTTGCCGCCATCGGCGTAATGGCCTGGGGTGTTTGGCAAAGGATCAAGGTCTACCGCCAGGGGCTGCCTCTGGAGCGCACCGACAACCTCCAGGAGCGGATCCTCGCAGCCTTGCGCCGGGTGTTCGGCCAGTCACTGGTCATGCGGGTCAAGGGCCCCGGCACTTTCCACGGCATCTTCTTCTTCGGCTTCTTCCTGCTGTTCATCGGCACCACCCTGGTCTTTATCCAGGCGGACCTTACCGACCCCCTGTTCGACTGGAAGTTTCTCAGCGGCGGCTTCTACCTGCTGTTCTCCCTGGTTCTCGACCTGGCCGGACTGGCTGCCATCCTGATGCTGGGCGGGCTGGCGGTGCGCCGCTACCTGAAGCGTCCCGAAGGTCTGCCCAACGTCTGGGACAACGCGCTGATGCTTGGGTTGCTGCTGGCCATCCTGGTCACCGGCTTTGTCATTGAAGGGGCGCGCATGGCGGTGACCGAGGTGGGAATCAACCCCCGGCTGGCCGCCTGGTCGCCGGTCGGCCTGGTGGTGGCGAAAACCCTTTCCGGGATGAGCGAGGCGGACCTGCGCACCCTCCACCAGGGGACATGGTGGCTGCACCTGCTGCTGACCTGCGGCTTCATCGTCGCCATCCCCTTCACCCGTTTCCGCCACCTGCTGACCACCAGCGCCAACTACCTCTTCGCCGAGCGGCGCCCGAAAGGGACCATCGCCACCCTCGACCTGGAGGACGAGCAGGCCGAGAGTTTCGGCACAGGCGAACTGAAGCGGTTCGCCTGGAAAGACCTGCTCGACGCCGACGCCTGCACCTTCTGCAAGCGCTGCCAGGATCGCTGCCCGGCCTGGGCCACCGAAAAACCGCTTTCGCCGATGAAGGTGATCAACCAGATGCAGCAGCTGGCCTTCGAACCCCCTGGGGCGGGACTGATAGACACGGTCAGCAAAGATGTCCTGTGGGCCTGCACCACCTGCTACGCCTGCCAGCAGACCTGCCCCGCCACCATCGAGCACGTCAACAAGATACTCGACATGCGTCGGCACCTGGTGCTGATGGAGGGCGAATTCCCCGGCGAGGAGGTGGCCACCGCCGTCGACCAGACCGAGGTCAACGGCAACCCCTTGGGAATGGCGTTTGCCGGGCGCGGCGATTGGGCCGCGGATCTGGGGGTGAAAACCCTCGCGGAAGACCCCGAGGTGGACATCCTTTATTTCGTCGGCTGCTACGCCAGCTTCGACAAGCGCAACATCAAGGTCGCCAAGGCCTTCGTCCAACTCTGCCAGGCCGCGGGCCTCAAGGTCGGCATTCTCGGCAAAGAGGAAAAATGCTGCGGCGAGCCGGTACGCAAGCTCGGCAACGAATATCTCTACCAGACCCTGGCCGCCGAGAACATCGAGCTGATCAAGGGCTACGGCGTCAAGCAAGTGGTCGCCACCTGCCCCCACTGCTTCAACACCCTGGGGCGCGACTATCGGGATCTGGGTTTCGAGGTGCCCGTCGAGCACTACACCACCTTTCTGCACCGCTTGCTGCAGGAGGGAAAATTCAAAATCCGCCCCGAAGCCTTCACCGCCACCTACCATGACAGCTGCTATATCGGCCGCTACATGGACATCTTCGAAGAGCCGCGCGCCCTCTTGAAGGCCGCTGGGGGAACCATCACCGAGATGGAGAGAAGCGGCCTGGAGAGCTTCTGCTGCGGCGCCGGCGGGGGACGCATCATCGCCGAAGAGAAGATCGGCACCCGCATCAGCGAAACCCGCGCCAAAATGGCCGCGGGAACCGGCGCCCCGCTGCTGGTCTCCAACTGCCCCTTCTGCCTGACCATGTTCGAGGACGGCGTCAAGGGGGCCGAACTCGAAGGCACACTGGCGCCGAAGGATCTGGCGGAGCTTTTGGTGGAACGGCTTTCGCTGACGTAG
- a CDS encoding ABC transporter ATP-binding protein — translation MGEAVPQSAAKEAVLTVNNIEVVYDEVILVLRGISLEVPQGEIVTLLGPNGAGKSTTLKAISGLLKTEDGKVTRGNVTFMGENITNRPPEEIVRKGIFQVMEGRRIIEDMTVVENLRLGAYTRRDRGIRKDIDMVFDYFPRLKERTGMAGYLSGGEQQMLAIGRAMMARPKMILLDEPSMGLSPLLVKEVFNIIRSINREQGITMLLVEQNANMALHACSYGYVMESGKIVLDGNREELLSNEDMKEFYLAGGDKERKSFKNIKSYKRRKRWL, via the coding sequence ATGGGAGAAGCTGTTCCGCAGAGCGCGGCCAAGGAAGCCGTCCTGACGGTCAACAACATCGAGGTGGTCTACGACGAGGTCATCCTCGTGCTGCGCGGCATCAGCCTCGAAGTCCCGCAGGGCGAAATCGTCACGCTGCTCGGGCCCAACGGCGCCGGCAAATCGACCACCCTCAAGGCCATTTCGGGACTGCTCAAGACCGAGGACGGCAAGGTGACCCGCGGCAACGTCACCTTCATGGGCGAAAACATCACCAACCGCCCCCCGGAGGAGATCGTCCGCAAGGGGATTTTTCAGGTCATGGAGGGGCGCCGCATCATCGAGGACATGACGGTCGTGGAGAACCTGCGCCTCGGCGCCTACACCCGCCGGGACAGGGGAATCCGCAAGGATATCGACATGGTCTTCGACTATTTCCCCCGCCTCAAGGAGCGCACCGGCATGGCCGGCTACCTTTCGGGGGGCGAGCAGCAGATGCTGGCCATCGGCCGGGCCATGATGGCCCGCCCCAAGATGATCCTGCTCGACGAACCCTCCATGGGCCTGTCGCCGCTGCTGGTCAAGGAGGTCTTCAACATCATCCGCAGCATCAACCGGGAGCAGGGAATCACCATGCTGCTGGTTGAGCAGAACGCCAACATGGCCCTGCACGCCTGCTCCTACGGCTATGTCATGGAATCGGGGAAGATCGTCCTCGACGGCAACCGCGAAGAACTGCTCAGCAACGAGGACATGAAGGAATTCTACCTGGCCGGAGGCGACAAGGAGCGCAAATCCTTCAAGAACATCAAGTCGTACAAGCGCCGTAAACGCTGGTTGTAA
- a CDS encoding ABC transporter substrate-binding protein codes for MRKRLLGAAVALAFLGTAGLAAAADKIPVGHLAALTGPTSDVGVPYGQGIADALNYINKNGGVNGKQIEFETVDYAYNAPRAVATYKKWMASMKPVAIQGWGTADTEALVQFIAQDQVPYISASYSGHLTDPTGKSPKTKAPAPYNYFYGPSYSDACRGLVQWAMEDWKAKGKEGKPKFVHMGDNHPYPNAPKEACAAYAEELGFEVLNPIVYSLKPADAKAQCLSLKESGANYAYLGNTSGSNISLLNSCTTVGVQTQYLSNIWGWDENSINAAKEAGNGVAWVVGAPPWGSAVPGMKTLAAISRMSDSSGKSERPLHYIRGVCATFFMKDAMEMADKAGGITGPNIKKAMDQMKDHVPAGLEGVCTPSTWTAEDHRGTTEVSVYTSDYKDGKFTMTKMATEDVPRRAEWLGW; via the coding sequence ATGCGAAAAAGACTATTGGGCGCTGCAGTGGCATTGGCGTTTCTGGGAACGGCGGGGCTGGCCGCGGCAGCCGACAAGATTCCGGTCGGCCACCTGGCCGCACTGACCGGGCCCACCTCCGACGTCGGCGTCCCCTACGGGCAGGGGATCGCCGACGCGCTGAACTACATCAACAAGAACGGCGGCGTCAACGGCAAGCAGATCGAATTCGAAACCGTCGACTACGCCTACAACGCCCCCCGCGCGGTGGCGACTTACAAGAAATGGATGGCCTCCATGAAGCCGGTGGCCATCCAGGGGTGGGGCACTGCCGACACCGAAGCCCTGGTCCAGTTCATCGCCCAGGACCAGGTCCCCTATATCTCCGCCTCCTACTCGGGACATCTGACCGACCCAACCGGAAAATCGCCCAAGACCAAGGCGCCGGCCCCCTACAACTATTTCTATGGCCCCTCCTATTCCGACGCCTGCCGCGGCCTGGTGCAGTGGGCCATGGAAGACTGGAAAGCCAAGGGCAAGGAAGGCAAACCCAAGTTCGTCCACATGGGCGACAATCACCCCTACCCCAACGCTCCGAAAGAGGCCTGCGCGGCCTACGCCGAGGAACTCGGCTTCGAGGTGCTCAACCCCATCGTCTATTCGCTCAAACCGGCCGACGCCAAGGCCCAGTGTCTCTCGCTCAAGGAGTCGGGCGCCAACTACGCCTACCTGGGCAACACCTCGGGCTCCAACATCTCGCTGCTCAACTCCTGCACCACCGTCGGGGTGCAGACCCAGTACCTCTCCAACATCTGGGGCTGGGACGAAAACTCCATCAACGCCGCCAAGGAAGCCGGCAACGGCGTGGCCTGGGTGGTGGGCGCGCCCCCCTGGGGGTCCGCGGTCCCGGGCATGAAGACCCTGGCTGCAATCTCCAGGATGTCCGACTCGAGCGGCAAAAGCGAGCGCCCCCTGCACTACATCCGCGGCGTCTGCGCGACCTTCTTCATGAAAGACGCCATGGAGATGGCCGACAAGGCCGGCGGCATCACCGGCCCCAACATCAAGAAGGCCATGGACCAGATGAAGGACCACGTCCCCGCCGGCCTCGAGGGGGTCTGCACGCCCTCGACCTGGACCGCCGAGGACCATCGCGGCACCACCGAGGTGTCAGTGTACACCAGCGATTATAAGGACGGCAAATTCACCATGACCAAAATGGCTACCGAGGACGTGCCACGGCGCGCCGAGTGGCTGGGGTGGTAG
- a CDS encoding branched-chain amino acid ABC transporter permease, giving the protein MASGHTMMRCGEYRTTYQADTTIFPTPMSRYFAVGSVILLLGAPALLNAYYLNLLIQIGYYGIAALGLNIVVGFTGQISLGHAAFFGFGAFASAWLNSSLHIPVFFSIPLAGVMTLLVGLVVGIPAGRIKGLYLAIATLASQFILEDFFARADWFTGGSYGAMAAPFTVFGYTMNTDQRYFYVVLFYVVVFFLLGSNLLRTRDGRAFVAVRDHYLSAEIMGINLNKYRILSFGISSLYAGIGGALFGHYLGYVSAEGFTILLSIQFLGMIIIGGLGSVMGSLLGTAFMVLLPEVMEGVVNLVGATSPDMTQALAYVKEMAIGLSIILFLIFEPDGLAHRWKMIKAYWKLYPFSY; this is encoded by the coding sequence ATGGCCTCAGGACACACCATGATGCGCTGCGGTGAATACCGCACCACCTACCAGGCGGACACCACCATCTTCCCCACCCCCATGTCCCGCTACTTCGCCGTCGGCTCGGTCATCCTGTTGCTGGGCGCCCCGGCGCTGCTCAACGCCTATTACCTCAACCTGCTGATCCAGATCGGCTACTACGGCATCGCCGCGCTGGGCCTGAACATCGTGGTCGGCTTTACCGGCCAGATCTCCCTGGGCCACGCCGCCTTTTTCGGCTTCGGCGCCTTCGCCTCGGCCTGGCTCAACAGCTCCCTGCATATCCCGGTGTTCTTCTCCATCCCCCTGGCCGGGGTCATGACCCTGCTGGTGGGGTTGGTCGTCGGCATCCCCGCGGGGCGCATCAAGGGGCTCTACCTGGCCATCGCCACCCTGGCCTCCCAGTTCATCCTCGAAGACTTCTTCGCCCGCGCCGACTGGTTCACCGGCGGTTCCTACGGCGCCATGGCCGCGCCCTTCACGGTCTTCGGCTACACCATGAACACGGACCAGCGCTACTTCTACGTGGTGCTGTTCTACGTGGTGGTCTTCTTCCTGCTCGGCAGCAATCTGCTGCGCACGCGCGACGGCCGCGCCTTCGTCGCCGTGCGCGACCATTACCTGTCGGCGGAGATCATGGGCATCAACCTCAACAAGTACCGCATCCTCTCCTTCGGCATCTCGTCGCTCTACGCCGGCATCGGCGGCGCCCTGTTCGGCCACTACCTCGGTTATGTCTCGGCAGAGGGTTTCACCATCCTGCTGTCGATCCAGTTTCTAGGGATGATCATCATCGGCGGACTCGGTTCGGTGATGGGATCGCTGCTCGGCACGGCCTTCATGGTGCTGCTGCCCGAAGTCATGGAGGGGGTGGTCAACCTGGTCGGCGCCACCTCGCCGGACATGACCCAGGCCCTGGCCTACGTCAAGGAGATGGCCATCGGCCTGTCGATCATCCTGTTCCTGATCTTCGAACCCGACGGCCTGGCCCATCGCTGGAAGATGATCAAGGCGTACTGGAAGCTGTACCCGTTTTCGTACTGA
- a CDS encoding branched-chain amino acid ABC transporter permease has protein sequence MNWNLLIQLLINGIIIGTLYGVVAMCFVLIYKSTRVVNFAQGEFLLIGAWTCWALLVKFELPFYIGFPLTLAFMLVFGILLQVVVLRPLIGEPIISVIMVTIGLSMFFQSLMGMLFGGFARPFPTVFETASVNVLGLQIQTAYIMSLVISVVIMIGFYYFFKHSRTGLAMRATAFNQQVAQSLGIPVRHVFAAAWAISAMVSALAGVVVGMVNGVSSALSFFGIKVFPAVILGGLDSIIGSIVGGLTIGILENLAEFFDAQWLHIGNMYTIAPFYALVIILMIKPYGFFGTKDIERI, from the coding sequence ATGAACTGGAACCTGCTCATTCAGCTTTTGATCAACGGCATCATCATCGGCACCCTCTACGGAGTGGTGGCCATGTGCTTCGTGCTCATCTACAAGTCGACCCGCGTGGTCAACTTCGCCCAGGGGGAGTTCCTGCTCATCGGCGCCTGGACCTGCTGGGCCCTGCTGGTCAAGTTCGAGCTCCCCTTCTACATCGGCTTTCCGCTGACCCTGGCCTTCATGCTGGTGTTCGGCATCCTGCTGCAGGTGGTGGTGCTGCGGCCGCTGATCGGCGAGCCGATCATCTCGGTGATCATGGTCACCATCGGCCTCTCCATGTTCTTTCAGTCGCTGATGGGGATGCTGTTCGGCGGCTTCGCCCGCCCCTTCCCCACGGTGTTCGAAACCGCCAGCGTCAACGTCCTCGGGCTGCAGATCCAGACCGCTTACATCATGAGCCTGGTCATCTCCGTGGTGATCATGATCGGCTTCTACTACTTCTTCAAGCACTCGCGCACCGGGTTGGCCATGCGCGCCACCGCCTTCAACCAGCAGGTCGCCCAGAGCCTGGGGATTCCCGTCAGACACGTGTTCGCCGCCGCCTGGGCCATCTCCGCCATGGTCTCCGCCCTGGCCGGGGTGGTGGTCGGCATGGTCAACGGGGTCTCCTCGGCCCTCTCCTTTTTCGGCATCAAGGTGTTCCCGGCGGTCATCCTCGGCGGGCTCGACTCGATCATCGGCTCCATCGTCGGCGGCCTGACCATCGGCATCCTCGAGAACCTGGCGGAATTCTTCGACGCCCAGTGGCTGCACATCGGCAACATGTACACCATCGCCCCCTTCTACGCCCTGGTCATCATCCTGATGATCAAACCCTACGGTTTCTTCGGCACCAAGGACATCGAGAGGATTTGA